The Pseudomonas bijieensis DNA window CGACTTCGTCAGCCAGGGCATCCGTTGCAACGCGATATGCCCGGGCACCGTGGATTCGCCTTCGCTGCGCCAGCGCATCGCCGACCAGGCCGCGCGGCAGGGTGTCGATGAAGCAGAGGTCTACCGGCAATTCCTCGACCGTCAGCCCATGGGGCGCATCGGCAGTACTGAAGAGATCGCGCAGTTGGCGGTGTACCTGGGCAGCGATGCGTCTGCCTACACTACAGGGGCGGTACACGTGATCGATGGCGGCATGAGCCTCTGAATTTTCAATTGAGCAGGAGCACTTCATGAAACTGTTGCGTTACGGCGAAAAAGGTTCGGAAAAACCTGGGTTGTTGGATGATGACAATCAAATCCGCGACCTCTCGGGCCACGTGCCGGACATCGCCGGTCAGGCCCTCGGCCCGGACAGCCTGGCCGCGCTCGCCGCCCTCGACCCGCGCAGCCTGCCGCTCGTTGCCGGTCAGCCTCGGATCGGTGCCTGCGTCGGCCAGGTCGGCAAATTTATCTGCATCGGCCTGAACTACGCCGACCATGCGGCCGAGTCGAATATGGAGGTGCCGAAAGAACCGATCATCTTCAACAAGTGGACCAGTGCCATCTGCGGGCCGAACGACGACATCCAGGTCCCCCGCGGCTCGCTCAAGACCGACTGGGAAGTCGAGCTGGGCGTGGTCATCGGTAAAGGCGGGCGCTACATCGACGAAGCGAACGCCATGGAGCATGTCGCCGGCTACTGCGTCATCAACGATGTGTCTGAACGCGAGTGGCAGCTGGAGCGCGGCGGTACCTGGGACAAGGGCAAGGGCTTCGACACCTTCGGCCCCCTTGGGCCCTGGCTGGTGACCCGGGACGAAATCTTCGACCCGCATACGCTGGATCTGTGGCTGGAGGTCGACGGACACCGCTACCAGAACGGCAATACCCGAACGCTGATCTTCAGCGTGCCGCAATTGATTGCCTACCTGAGCCGGTGCATGAGCCTGCAACCGGGGGATGTGATCTCCACCGGCACACCGCCTGGCGTCGGCTTGGGTATCAAGCCCAACCCGGTATTCCTGCGGCCGGGCCAGACCATTCGCCTGGGGATCGAGGGCTTGGGCGAACAGCGCCAAGTCACGGTGCAGGCGGACTGATCGCTGGGCTCGCTGCCATCTTCGTGAGCCTGCTCGCTCCCACAGGGGCCTGTGGGGCAGATGAATTCTGTGCCTGTCGAAGATCAAACTGTGGGAGCGAGCCTGCTCGCGATGGCGGTGGGGCTGCTTGCATCCACACTGAATGTGCCGCCGCCATCGCGAGCAAGCTTTGCTCCCACAGATCTGACAGGTGTACGACCAGGAGAGCCAGGTCGGCTGCCAGGCCGCCATCGCGAGCCAGCTCCCACAATGGGAACGGAGTACGACCGGGAAAACCAGGCCGGCTATAAGGCCTAGCCTCACTTTGCACCAACACGCCTGACACGCTTCATCACCACCACAAAAAACACCGGCACGAACACCACCGCCAGCGTGGCGCTGATCATCCCGCCGATGACCCCGGTACCGATGGCCTGTTGGCTCGCCGAGCTGGCACCGGTGGCAATCGCCAGCGGTACCACCCCAAGGATGAACGCCAAGGAGGTCATGATGATCGGCCGCAAGCGCAGGCGTGCGGCCTGGAGTGTGGCATCGATCAGGTCGTGGCCTTCGTCGTACAGGCTCTTGGCGAACTCGATGATCAGGATCGCGTTCTTTGCCGACAGGCCGATGATGGTGATCAGCCCGATCTTGAAGAACACATCGTTGGGCATGCCGCGCAACGACACGGCCAATACCGCGCCGAGCACACCCAGCGGCACCACCAGCAACACCGAGGTCGGGATCGACCAGCTCTCGTACAACGCCGCCAGGCACAGGAACACCACCAGCAGCGACAGGCCCAACAGGATGGGCGCCTGGCTACCGGACAAGCGTTCCTGCAAGGATAACCCGGTCCATTCCTGGCCCAGGCCTGTCGGCCCCAGGGCCACCAGTCGTTCGATTTCGGCCATGGCTTGCCCGGTGCTATAACCCGGTGCCGGTTCGCCGGAAATACTCACCGCCGGATAGCCGTTGTAGCGGGTCAATTGCGCCGGCCCCTGGGTCCAGCGGGCTTGGACGAATGCGGACAGAGGGACCATCTTCCCGCTGTTGTTGCGCACATGAATCTTCAGCAAGTCCTCGACCTGGCTGCGCTGGTCGCCCTCGGCCTGGACCACCACCCGCTGCATGCGCCCCTGGTTGGGGAAGTCGTTGATGTAGGCCGAACCCACTGCCGTGGACAACACACTGCCGACGTCGGCGAAGGAAATGCCCAGGGCATTGGCCTGCTTGCGGTCGACCTCCAATTGCACCTGCGGTGCTTCGGCCAGGGCGCTTTCGCGCACATTCATCAGCATCGGGCTTTTTTCGGCGGCGGCAAGCAATTCGCTGCGGGCCTGCATCAACGTCGCATGGCCGAGGCCACCACGGTCCTGCAGACGGAACTCGAAACCGCTGGAGGTGCCCAGGCCGTCTACCGGCGGCGGCAGTACCGAGAACGCCATGGCGTCCTTGATTTGGCTCAGCGCCAGGTTGGCGCGCTCGGCGATGGACGCCGCCGAATCATCGGCGCCGCGTTGCGACCAGTCCTTGAGGGTGGTGAAGGCCAGGGCCGCATTCTGCCCGCTGCCGGAAAAGCTGAAACCGAGAATGATCGTGCTGTCGCCAACCCCCGGTTCGCCGGCGTTGTGGGCTTCGATCTGCTCCACCACCTGCACCGTCCGGTTTTTGCTGGCACCCGGTGGCAGCTGAATGTCGGTGATGGTGTAGCCCTGATCTTCCACGGGCAGGAACGAGGAGGGCAGGCGACTGAACAGCAGGCCCATGCCTACCAGCAACACGCCGTAGATCAGCAGATAACGGCCGCTGCGTTTCAACGCATAGGCCACCCAACCCTGGTAGCGGTCGCCGAATCGTTCGAAGCCACGGTTGAACCAGCCGAAGAAGCCGCCCTGGCTGTGGTGATCGCCCTTGGCGACAGGCTTGAGCAAGGTCGCGCAGAGCGCGGGGGTCAAGGTCAAGGCGAGGAAGGCCGAGAACAGGATCGACGTCGCCATCGACAGCGAGAACTGCCGGTAGATCACCCCCACCGAACCCTGCATGAAGGCCATCGGAATGAATACCGCCACCAGCACCAGGGTGATGCCGATGATCGCGCCGGTGATCTGCCCCATGGCCTTGCGCGTGGCCTCTTTGGGCGACAGCCCTTCCTGAGCCATGATCCGCTCGACGTTCTCCACCACCACGATGGCATCGTCCACCAGGATGCCGATGGCCAGTACCATGCCGAACATGGTCAGCACGTTGATCGAGAACCCCAGCGCGAGCATCGTGGCGAAGGTGCCCATCAGCGCCACCGGCACCACCAGGGTCGGGATCAGGGTGTAGCGGATGTTCTGCAGGAACAGGAACATCACGGCGAACACCAGCAACATTGCCTCGCCAAGGGTGTAGATCACCTTGGTGATCGAGACCTTGACGAACGGCGACGTGTCGTAGGGAATCTTGTATTCCACACCGGCCGGGAAGTAGCGCGACAGCTCATCCATCTTGTTGCGCACCAGGGTCGCGGTGTTCAAGGCATTGGCGCCCGGCGACAGTTGCACCGCCACGGCGGTGGAGGGCTTGCCGTTCAGGCGCGTGGAAAACTGGTATTCCTGGCTGCCGATTTCCACCCGGGCTACGTCGGCGATGCGCACCGTCGAGCCATCGGGGTTGGCCTTGAGCACAATGTCGGCAAACTCTTGCGGCGTGTTGAGCTGGCCTTTGACGACGATGGTCGCGGTAATTTCCTGGGTGCTGCGGCTCGGCAAATCCCCCAGGCTACCGGCCGACACCTGGGCGTTCTGCGCCACGATGGCGGCATTGACGTCAGCCGGGGTCAGGTTGAAGCCCACCAGTTTCTGCGGGTCGATCCAGATCCGCATGGCGCGCTCAGCCCCATACAACTGGGCCTTGCCGACACCGTCCAGGCGCTTGATCTCGTTCATCACGTTGCGCGCCAGGTAGTCGCTGAGGGCCACGTCGTCGAGCTTGCCGTCGCTGGAGGTGAGGGTGATCAGCAGCAGGAAGCCGGCGGAGACTTTGTCCACTTGCAAGCCCTGCTGTGTGACCGCTTGCGGCAGGCGCGACTCCACCGCCTTGAGGCGGTTCTGCACGTCGACCTGGGCCAGTTCCGGGTTGGTGCCTGGTTGGAAGGTCGCGGTGATGGTGGCGCTGCCCAGGCTGCTCTGGGACTCGAAATACAGTAGGTTGTCGGTGCCGTTGAGCTCCTCCTCGATCAGGCTGACCACGCTTTCGTCCACGGTTTGCGCCGAAGCGCCTGGGTAGACGGTGTAGATCTCGATTTGTGGCGGCGCCACGACCGGGTATTGCGCCACCGGCAGTTGTGGAATGGCCAAGATACCGGCCAACAGAATGAACAACGCGACGACCCAGGCGAATACCGGACGGTCGATGAAAAACTGCGGCATGGCTTAGTGTCCTGCCTGTGGCCCGGGAACCTGGGCGAGGGGAAGTGGGGTGTCATCGATCTGGACCTGGTCACCGGGCCGGGCGTGTTGCAGGCCTTCGATGACGATGCGGTCGCCGGGTTTCAAACCGTGGGTGACGACCCAGCGATCGTTTTGCGCGGCACCCAATTGCACCGGTTGCTGGCTGACCTTCTGCTCGGCGTCCAGCAGCAACACCTGGGCGACCCCGGCGCTGTCTCGCAGGATCGCCCGTTGCGGCACGGTGATGCCTTGGCTGTTGACCGCCTGTTCCAGGCGCACGCGAATGAAGCTGCCGGGCAGCAGGTCCAGGTCGGGGTTGGGGAATTCGCTGCGCAGGGTTATCTGGCCGGTGCTCGGGTCAACGCTGAGGTCGGTGAACAGCAACTTGCCGGGCAGCGGGTAAGGGCTGCCGTCGTCCTGAATCAACGTAGCCTTGGCCTGGCCCTGGCCGACCGCTTGCAAAAGCCCTGCGCGAAAGGCGCGGCGCAGGTCGTTGAGTTCGCGAGTCGACTGCGTGAGGTCGGCGTGGATCGGGTCCAGTTGCTGGATCAGCGCCAACGGCGTGCTTTCGTTCTGCCCCACCAGGGCGCCTTCCGTCACCAGGGCGCGACCGATGCGCCCGGAAATCGGCGCGGTCACCGTGGCGTACCCCAGGTTCAACCGCGCCCGCTCTACGGCGGCCTTGCTGGCAGCGACATCGGCTGCGGTCTGACGCACGCTGGCCCGGGCGTTGTCGTAATCCTGGCCACTGATCGCCTTGTCATCGATCAACTGAGCGTAACGCTGTGCCTGCAAGCGGGCCTGGAACGCATTGGCCTCGGCCTTGCGCAACGCCGCCTCGGCACTGTCCAGGTCGGCCTTGAACGGCGCCGGATCGATGCGAAACAGCACATCGCCTTTCTTCACATCGCTGCCTTCGCGAAACACTCGCTGCAAGACCACGCCGGCCACCCGCGCCCGGACTTCGGCCACTCGCGGCGCGGCGATACGGCCGCTCAGCTCGTTGCTGATCGACAGTGGCCGGGCCTGGACGGTTTCGACACGCACGCTTGCCAGCGGGGCGGAGGCTTCAGGGGTCGAGGTGCTATCACAGCCACTGAGCAGCAGTGTCCCGACCAACAGGCCCAGTGTGACGACAGGAATCTTGGACATGGTGCTTCCCCAATATTGAGCCGCCCATGGTAGGGATCCAGGCCCATGACAGGGGTGAAGCTTTGTAGGCGCTCTGTGAAATTGTGTAATCACGCAGGCCACTAAATCCGAAAATGCCCCACCAACTGCTGTTGACGGTTGGCCATGGTATGCAGCGAGTGACTTGCCTGAGAGGCTTCCTCCATTCGGCCGGTCAAGGTCTCGCTGATCCCGCGAATGTCACTGACGCGATGGCTGATGTCTTCTACCACGGCACTTTGCTCCAGGGCCGCGCTGGCGATCTGTTGGTTCATGTGTTCGATCACTGCCACGGCGTCGCTGATGTGCTGCAGCGCCGCATGGGTTTTTCCGACTTGAGCGACGCTGTCCCTGGCCTGTTCGCGGCTCAGTTGGGTGCTGTGCACGACCTCCTGGCTCAACTGCTGCAGCGCTTCGATCACCGTGCGTATCTGCTCGACCGAGTTCTGGGTGTTGCTGGCCAGATGACGGACTTCGTCAGCCACCACCGCGAAGCCGCGGCCCTGTTCACCCGCCCTGGCTGCTTCGATGGCGGCATTCAAGGCCAGCAGGTTGGTCTGCTGGGCAATGGCGCAGATCACGTCCAGCACCTGGCCGATGTGTTGACTGCTGCCGGCCAACGCCTGCACTTGCCCGAGCGTGGTCTCCAGGCGCCGGTCGAGGTGATCGATGCTGGTGACCGCATCGGCGAACAGTTCACGCCCCGAACGGCTGGCATTTTCGGCGACGGTAGCGGCATCGGCCGCCTGGTGGGAGTGGCGGGCCACTTGCTGGGCGCTGGTGCTCATTTCATGCAGGGCGGTGGCTGCCAGCTCGACTTCCCGGTACTGCGTGTGCATGCCCGCGCTGACTTCCCGGGCCACCTGCGCCGACGTATCGGCGGTGTTGCGGGTGTCCAGGGACGCTTGCTGGATATCGCGAATAATGGGCTGCAATTTGTCGAGAAAGCGGTTGAAGCCATTCGCCAGTTGGCCCAGTTCATCGTGGCGGTCATTGGGCAGGCGCTGGGTGAGATCGCCATCGCCTTCGACAATCGCATCGAGCATATGCGCTACCCTCAGCAGCGGCCGGGTCACGCCATAAGCGGTGAGCCAGATAAGCAATAGTCCCAAACCGGCAGCCAGCAAGCCCAGACCGAGGTTGAACCAGTTGGCCTGGCGATGCTTGTCGTCCAGCTGTGCCTGCATTTGCAGGGCCGGCGCTTGCACCAGCGCTTGCGGCACGCGTATCTGCAACTGCCAGGGGGTATTGGCGGGAACGGTTTGCACGGCTTGTCGAACGTCGACTGAGGTGTCGGTCACACTGCCGCTATGGCCGGCAGTTTGCCCTGAAGGGGAAAGAATGTTGATCTCGCTGTGGCCGGGGTACAGGTCGTCGGCCAGTTGGGCGGCGAGTTCCTGAAGGGTCCCGAGACTGATGTCCATGCCCACCACACCGATGATTTTGCCCTGGTCCGACAGCGGGATGGAAATGCTGCTCATCAGGGTTTTCTGGCCTTCGACTTCAATCGCGTAGGGCTCCGTCACGCAGGTGTGCCCCTGGGTCTGTGGGCAGACGTACCAGGCGTTCGCCGGCTCGCTGCCCGGCGGCGCCGTGTTGGCACTGATCTGGGCTTCGCTGAGCACCTCCTGGACCAGATGTCCGGGTTGGCTCTGCGACCAGTACAGGGCAAAGCGACCGTTTTCGTTGCCGGCCAGGCTGCGTTGGCCCGCGAAACCGGCATCGTCACCGGCCAGCGCGTCGGGCAGCAGCACGACGTAGAAGCCGAGCACTTTCGCGCGATCCATCAGGGCCTGGCGGGTCGCGCTGACCAGGTCCTGGCGCAACTGCCCTGGTGTCAGTCGCCCGTTCAGTGCCTGGGCGCGCAGTTGCAAGACCTGCTGGGCGAAACCTTCCCCATAGATCGCTGTTTCGCTGAAAAAGCGTTCCACCCGCTGACCATGAGCCAGGGCTTGCGCCTGCAGGCCTTCCAGGGCCGAGCGCCCCAGCAGTTGACCGCTTTGCTGCTTGAGCAGCGTCGCGCCTTGCTGGTTCTGATACAGGGAGGCGCCGGTCAATGCCCCGACGACGGCCAGCAGGCACAGCCCACTCAAGAGTGTGATCCGCCATTGGATAGAGAGACGAGCGAAGAACATGCTGAGATTTTCCTGCGCTTAGGGGCTTTTATTGTTTTGGGCCCAGCGCTGTCTGAGCGGTGGGCGAGGTTATCTTGCGGCAGGATGCGCCTTCCCGTTATCCCGAATCGGCAGCCGTTGTGCTCCGGCATTGGGCTAACGCGGTTCACCTGGGGCAACGACACCCCTGTGGCGAGGGGATTTATCCCCGCTGGGCTGCGAAGCGGCCCCAAATGCAGGCAACCCGGTGTATCAGAC harbors:
- a CDS encoding ureidoglycolate lyase — its product is MKLLRYGEKGSEKPGLLDDDNQIRDLSGHVPDIAGQALGPDSLAALAALDPRSLPLVAGQPRIGACVGQVGKFICIGLNYADHAAESNMEVPKEPIIFNKWTSAICGPNDDIQVPRGSLKTDWEVELGVVIGKGGRYIDEANAMEHVAGYCVINDVSEREWQLERGGTWDKGKGFDTFGPLGPWLVTRDEIFDPHTLDLWLEVDGHRYQNGNTRTLIFSVPQLIAYLSRCMSLQPGDVISTGTPPGVGLGIKPNPVFLRPGQTIRLGIEGLGEQRQVTVQAD
- a CDS encoding efflux RND transporter permease subunit — protein: MPQFFIDRPVFAWVVALFILLAGILAIPQLPVAQYPVVAPPQIEIYTVYPGASAQTVDESVVSLIEEELNGTDNLLYFESQSSLGSATITATFQPGTNPELAQVDVQNRLKAVESRLPQAVTQQGLQVDKVSAGFLLLITLTSSDGKLDDVALSDYLARNVMNEIKRLDGVGKAQLYGAERAMRIWIDPQKLVGFNLTPADVNAAIVAQNAQVSAGSLGDLPSRSTQEITATIVVKGQLNTPQEFADIVLKANPDGSTVRIADVARVEIGSQEYQFSTRLNGKPSTAVAVQLSPGANALNTATLVRNKMDELSRYFPAGVEYKIPYDTSPFVKVSITKVIYTLGEAMLLVFAVMFLFLQNIRYTLIPTLVVPVALMGTFATMLALGFSINVLTMFGMVLAIGILVDDAIVVVENVERIMAQEGLSPKEATRKAMGQITGAIIGITLVLVAVFIPMAFMQGSVGVIYRQFSLSMATSILFSAFLALTLTPALCATLLKPVAKGDHHSQGGFFGWFNRGFERFGDRYQGWVAYALKRSGRYLLIYGVLLVGMGLLFSRLPSSFLPVEDQGYTITDIQLPPGASKNRTVQVVEQIEAHNAGEPGVGDSTIILGFSFSGSGQNAALAFTTLKDWSQRGADDSAASIAERANLALSQIKDAMAFSVLPPPVDGLGTSSGFEFRLQDRGGLGHATLMQARSELLAAAEKSPMLMNVRESALAEAPQVQLEVDRKQANALGISFADVGSVLSTAVGSAYINDFPNQGRMQRVVVQAEGDQRSQVEDLLKIHVRNNSGKMVPLSAFVQARWTQGPAQLTRYNGYPAVSISGEPAPGYSTGQAMAEIERLVALGPTGLGQEWTGLSLQERLSGSQAPILLGLSLLVVFLCLAALYESWSIPTSVLLVVPLGVLGAVLAVSLRGMPNDVFFKIGLITIIGLSAKNAILIIEFAKSLYDEGHDLIDATLQAARLRLRPIIMTSLAFILGVVPLAIATGASSASQQAIGTGVIGGMISATLAVVFVPVFFVVVMKRVRRVGAK
- a CDS encoding efflux RND transporter periplasmic adaptor subunit, with product MSKIPVVTLGLLVGTLLLSGCDSTSTPEASAPLASVRVETVQARPLSISNELSGRIAAPRVAEVRARVAGVVLQRVFREGSDVKKGDVLFRIDPAPFKADLDSAEAALRKAEANAFQARLQAQRYAQLIDDKAISGQDYDNARASVRQTAADVAASKAAVERARLNLGYATVTAPISGRIGRALVTEGALVGQNESTPLALIQQLDPIHADLTQSTRELNDLRRAFRAGLLQAVGQGQAKATLIQDDGSPYPLPGKLLFTDLSVDPSTGQITLRSEFPNPDLDLLPGSFIRVRLEQAVNSQGITVPQRAILRDSAGVAQVLLLDAEQKVSQQPVQLGAAQNDRWVVTHGLKPGDRIVIEGLQHARPGDQVQIDDTPLPLAQVPGPQAGH
- a CDS encoding methyl-accepting chemotaxis protein — encoded protein: MHTQYREVELAATALHEMSTSAQQVARHSHQAADAATVAENASRSGRELFADAVTSIDHLDRRLETTLGQVQALAGSSQHIGQVLDVICAIAQQTNLLALNAAIEAARAGEQGRGFAVVADEVRHLASNTQNSVEQIRTVIEALQQLSQEVVHSTQLSREQARDSVAQVGKTHAALQHISDAVAVIEHMNQQIASAALEQSAVVEDISHRVSDIRGISETLTGRMEEASQASHSLHTMANRQQQLVGHFRI